In Mycolicibacterium alvei, a single window of DNA contains:
- a CDS encoding glycoside hydrolase family 3 C-terminal domain-containing protein: protein MTHSPDPIAGLDLTDQAALGSGASFWTTKPIGTVPAIMLTDGPHGVRRQSGSATDHLGISGSEPATCFPPAVGLSQTWDPELVERVGQALGEESRALGVQVLLGPGVNIKRDPRCGRNFEYFSEDPLLSGALGAAWVRGVQSRGVGASLKHFAANNAEHDRMRASSDIDLRTLREIYLRSFEIVVRQAHPWTVMCSYNRINGVYAAENAWLLTTVLRDEWGFDGVVVSDWGAVADRPAAVAAGLDLEMPTTGGISDAEVVRAVRAGNLDAAAVTRAAGRVAQLVGRVTQTDTSAASFDIDVHHELAREAARRAIVLLKNEGDLLPLAPAPLAVIGGFAEEPRYQGGGSSHVNPTRVDVPLDEIRRLAGDQPVRFCSGTDTAAAAAAAESAETAIVFLGLTADEESEGYDREHIDLPTAQLDLLRAVVEVQPRTVAVLAHGGAVCLDAVAALAPAILDGALLGQAGGGALADVLFGVANPSGRLAETVPQRLQDSPAYLNFPSESGHTVYGERMFVGYRWYDSREIPVTFPFGHGLSYTRFDYSDLDLTSTGAGVAVRVTVTNTGDRPGREVVQVYAGLPDSHVGRPMQWLAGFASVTIEPGHRQIIEIPIERTDLAYWSVDAGRWVVEAGEYAVSVGASSRDIRLTATVALDGDEPTRPFTRESTLGELLADPVASQKILSALSDASPFGAGDSALGTNLLRMLESVPIGRMVAFSAGKVTHEQLDALIVDINTQRC from the coding sequence GTGACCCACTCTCCAGATCCCATCGCCGGACTCGACCTGACCGACCAGGCCGCGCTGGGCAGCGGTGCGAGCTTCTGGACCACCAAGCCGATCGGCACGGTGCCGGCCATCATGCTGACCGACGGACCACATGGTGTTCGTCGTCAATCCGGCAGTGCCACAGATCATCTGGGTATCTCCGGCAGTGAACCGGCGACCTGCTTTCCGCCCGCGGTCGGGCTCAGCCAGACCTGGGATCCCGAGTTGGTGGAACGGGTCGGTCAGGCGCTGGGTGAGGAAAGCCGCGCGCTGGGTGTGCAGGTGCTGCTCGGTCCCGGAGTCAACATCAAGCGCGACCCACGCTGCGGGCGCAACTTCGAGTACTTCTCAGAAGATCCGCTCCTGTCGGGGGCGCTCGGCGCGGCCTGGGTGCGCGGCGTGCAGAGCCGTGGCGTCGGCGCGTCACTGAAACATTTCGCGGCCAACAACGCCGAACACGATCGGATGCGCGCCAGTTCCGACATCGATCTGCGTACATTGCGTGAGATCTACCTGCGTAGTTTCGAGATCGTGGTGCGCCAGGCCCACCCGTGGACGGTGATGTGCTCCTACAACCGGATCAACGGGGTGTACGCGGCCGAGAACGCCTGGCTGCTGACCACGGTGCTCCGCGACGAATGGGGCTTCGACGGCGTGGTGGTCAGCGACTGGGGCGCGGTGGCCGACCGACCGGCCGCAGTGGCGGCGGGCCTGGATCTGGAGATGCCGACGACCGGCGGGATCTCCGATGCCGAGGTGGTGCGCGCGGTCCGGGCCGGCAACCTGGACGCGGCTGCTGTCACGCGGGCCGCCGGCCGGGTGGCACAGCTGGTCGGCCGGGTCACCCAAACCGATACCTCGGCAGCATCATTCGATATCGATGTGCATCACGAGCTGGCCCGCGAGGCGGCCCGGCGAGCGATCGTGTTGTTGAAGAACGAGGGCGATCTGCTGCCATTGGCACCGGCACCGCTGGCGGTCATCGGCGGGTTCGCCGAAGAACCCAGGTACCAGGGTGGCGGCAGTTCCCATGTGAACCCGACCCGCGTCGACGTTCCCCTCGACGAGATCCGAAGGCTCGCCGGCGATCAGCCGGTCCGCTTTTGCTCCGGAACCGATACGGCCGCCGCGGCTGCGGCCGCCGAATCTGCCGAAACCGCGATCGTATTCCTCGGCCTCACCGCCGACGAGGAGTCCGAGGGCTACGACCGCGAGCACATCGACCTGCCCACCGCACAACTGGACCTGCTGCGTGCCGTGGTCGAAGTACAGCCGCGCACCGTGGCGGTGCTGGCCCACGGCGGCGCGGTGTGCCTCGACGCCGTCGCGGCTCTGGCTCCGGCGATCCTCGACGGGGCGCTACTCGGGCAGGCCGGCGGCGGCGCACTCGCCGATGTGCTGTTCGGTGTGGCAAATCCCTCGGGCCGGCTGGCCGAGACGGTGCCGCAGCGACTCCAGGATTCCCCGGCCTACCTGAACTTTCCGTCCGAATCCGGCCACACCGTCTACGGCGAACGGATGTTCGTCGGCTACCGCTGGTATGACTCCCGCGAAATCCCGGTGACGTTCCCGTTCGGCCATGGCCTGTCGTACACCCGGTTCGACTACTCGGATCTTGATCTCACCAGCACCGGTGCGGGTGTGGCCGTGCGTGTGACGGTCACCAACACCGGCGACCGACCGGGCCGGGAGGTGGTGCAGGTCTATGCCGGACTCCCCGACTCCCACGTCGGCCGACCCATGCAGTGGTTGGCCGGATTCGCTTCGGTCACCATCGAACCAGGCCACCGGCAGATCATCGAAATCCCGATCGAACGAACCGATCTCGCGTACTGGAGCGTGGATGCCGGACGATGGGTGGTGGAGGCCGGCGAGTATGCGGTGTCGGTCGGCGCTTCGAGCCGGGATATCCGGCTGACCGCGACGGTGGCGTTGGACGGCGACGAGCCGACCCGGCCGTTCACCCGGGAATCGACGCTGGGCGAGCTCCTGGCCGATCCGGTGGCTTCACAGAAGATTCTGTCGGCTCTGAGCGACGCTTCCCCCTTTGGCGCAGGCGATTCCGCACTCGGAACCAATCTATTGCGAATGCTGGAATCGGTGCCGATCGGGCGGATGGTCGCATTCTCGGCAGGAAAGGTCACCCATGAGCAGCTCGATGCACTGATCGTGGATATCAACACTCAGCGATGCTGA
- a CDS encoding CoA transferase, producing the protein MAGPLEGFRVVELGVWVAAPAAGAILADWGADVVKIEPPSGDPARTFGRMLGLDPDLGVAANPPFEMDNRSKRSMVLDLGTVEGRATASELLATADVFLTNVRPAALRRLELDFETVAAGNPRLVYGLITGYGLTGPDADRAAYDVAAFWARAGLADLLTRPGDTPPFQRGGMGDHSAGMTLAAAVCAALLARNRTGTGQLVSTSLYRQGAYTISFDLNTVLMSGEQIAIGRREAMANPCMNNYTTGDGKRFWIVGLQGDRHWPALCRVVAREDWLTDPRFATARDRYVNARELIAELDTIFAGHPMDHWTPLFDGEPDFFWSPINSLDEVIADEQFHAAGGIIEVPDGISTVPMVASPADFSATPWQPRTVAPALGAHTNEILAELRGGQHR; encoded by the coding sequence ATGGCGGGTCCGTTGGAAGGGTTTCGGGTCGTCGAGTTGGGCGTCTGGGTCGCCGCGCCGGCAGCCGGAGCGATCCTGGCCGACTGGGGTGCCGATGTCGTCAAGATCGAACCGCCGTCGGGTGACCCGGCGCGAACCTTCGGCCGCATGCTCGGCCTGGATCCGGATCTGGGCGTGGCGGCCAACCCGCCCTTCGAAATGGACAACCGGTCGAAACGCAGCATGGTGCTCGACCTCGGTACTGTCGAGGGGCGGGCGACCGCGAGCGAATTACTTGCCACCGCAGACGTTTTCCTGACGAATGTGCGCCCCGCCGCGTTGCGGCGGCTGGAACTGGACTTCGAGACCGTCGCGGCAGGCAATCCGCGCCTGGTGTACGGATTGATCACCGGATACGGATTGACCGGACCGGATGCCGATCGGGCGGCCTACGACGTCGCCGCATTCTGGGCCAGGGCCGGGCTGGCCGACCTGCTCACCCGCCCTGGCGACACCCCGCCGTTTCAGCGCGGCGGCATGGGGGACCACTCCGCGGGTATGACGCTGGCGGCCGCGGTGTGCGCCGCGTTGCTGGCCCGAAACCGCACGGGCACTGGTCAATTGGTCAGCACTTCGCTCTACCGACAGGGTGCTTACACCATCAGCTTCGACCTCAACACGGTGCTGATGAGTGGTGAGCAGATCGCCATCGGCCGGCGTGAGGCGATGGCCAACCCCTGCATGAACAACTACACGACCGGGGACGGGAAGCGGTTCTGGATCGTCGGATTACAGGGGGACCGGCATTGGCCCGCACTGTGCCGGGTGGTGGCCCGCGAGGACTGGCTGACCGACCCGCGTTTCGCCACCGCACGGGACCGGTACGTCAACGCCCGTGAGCTGATCGCCGAGTTGGACACGATCTTCGCCGGCCACCCGATGGACCACTGGACCCCGCTGTTCGATGGCGAGCCCGACTTCTTCTGGTCGCCGATCAACAGCCTCGATGAGGTCATCGCCGATGAGCAATTCCACGCTGCCGGAGGAATAATCGAAGTGCCCGATGGGATTTCGACTGTACCGATGGTGGCGAGCCCGGCTGACTTCTCGGCCACCCCATGGCAGCCGCGCACGGTAGCCCCGGCGTTGGGTGCGCACACCAACGAGATCCTGGCCGAGCTGCGCGGCGGTCAGCATCGCTGA
- a CDS encoding phosphotransferase: protein MLTPAHRLVPAVGLAAHISHGVQRIATDAAIGRMRSLPRRIGDLDAAYLSRLTGRTIESVSVVGGDAGTSSRARLALSGGPDIPESVFVKMPAETAATRMMGELGRLGHTEVRFYQQLADRLPGVPRSYGAAFDPLTGRYVLVLEDLTRSPCEFTDTLHPLDRDRAAATVEVLARVHAAFWGRLPARSGTGPLGWLYSASGDHTSLMTGSLLKLSTKRLTENTDIPVADGRFIDENYRAAAQLLDRPPHTVMHGDAHPGNLFFRNGEAGLLDWQAVRRGHPGRELAYTLVTCMTTADRQAAERDLLDEYRRALAAAGGPTLDHDELWERYRLGAIYAYAAPVITAGLGGMQDEGIALEGARRGVAALADLETVAILKKLL, encoded by the coding sequence ATGCTCACACCGGCCCACCGCCTCGTCCCCGCAGTCGGCCTGGCCGCGCACATCAGCCACGGCGTGCAACGTATCGCAACCGACGCGGCCATCGGGCGCATGCGCTCTCTGCCGCGCCGCATCGGCGACCTCGACGCGGCGTACCTGTCCCGACTCACCGGGCGCACGATCGAATCGGTGTCGGTGGTCGGCGGCGACGCGGGCACGTCGTCGCGCGCTCGGCTTGCCCTGTCGGGCGGTCCGGATATCCCCGAATCGGTGTTCGTCAAGATGCCGGCCGAAACCGCGGCCACCCGGATGATGGGTGAGTTGGGCCGGCTGGGACACACCGAGGTGCGGTTCTACCAACAGCTGGCCGACCGCCTGCCCGGGGTTCCGCGCTCCTACGGCGCAGCGTTCGATCCACTCACCGGGCGGTATGTGCTGGTACTGGAAGACCTGACACGCAGCCCCTGCGAGTTCACCGACACCCTTCACCCGCTGGACCGGGACCGGGCCGCCGCGACGGTCGAGGTGCTGGCCCGCGTCCACGCCGCCTTCTGGGGGCGGTTGCCGGCACGAAGCGGCACCGGGCCACTGGGTTGGCTGTACTCGGCCTCGGGCGATCACACCTCGCTGATGACCGGCTCACTGCTCAAGCTGTCAACCAAACGGCTGACTGAGAACACCGACATTCCGGTAGCCGACGGACGGTTCATCGACGAGAACTACCGGGCGGCGGCACAGCTGCTCGACCGGCCACCACACACCGTGATGCACGGCGATGCCCACCCGGGCAACCTCTTCTTCCGCAACGGCGAGGCGGGCCTGCTCGACTGGCAGGCAGTCCGCCGGGGTCATCCCGGCCGTGAGCTGGCCTACACCCTGGTCACCTGCATGACCACGGCCGACCGCCAGGCGGCCGAACGTGACCTGCTCGACGAATACCGACGCGCACTGGCCGCGGCCGGCGGCCCGACGCTGGATCACGACGAGTTGTGGGAGCGTTACCGCCTCGGCGCGATCTACGCCTACGCCGCACCTGTTATCACGGCCGGACTCGGCGGTATGCAGGATGAAGGCATCGCGCTGGAAGGTGCCAGACGGGGTGTGGCAGCTTTGGCGGATCTGGAGACTGTGGCGATACTCAAGAAGTTGCTCTGA
- a CDS encoding TetR/AcrR family transcriptional regulator, protein MNEPLPAQRDANVEDTSTRHRILVATAEVLARSGQTKLSLSEVALQAGVSRPTLYRWFADKQELLDAFGTYEREMFDHGMSRATVGLRGSEKLDAALRFIVQYQQSYSGVRLVDIEPEVVIAQLANVIPLMRARLLKLLSGANAPVKAATAIRVAVSHYIVRSDDGDQFLAQLRHAVGLKQPDTN, encoded by the coding sequence GTGAATGAACCACTACCCGCACAGCGGGACGCAAACGTCGAAGACACCTCGACGCGCCATCGAATCCTGGTCGCGACCGCCGAGGTGCTGGCCCGCAGCGGTCAGACGAAACTGAGTCTTTCCGAGGTCGCGCTGCAGGCCGGCGTTTCCCGGCCCACCCTGTATCGCTGGTTCGCCGACAAACAGGAGTTGCTCGACGCGTTCGGCACCTATGAGCGCGAAATGTTCGACCACGGCATGAGCCGCGCCACCGTGGGCTTGCGGGGCAGCGAGAAGCTCGATGCCGCACTGCGTTTCATCGTGCAATATCAGCAGTCGTATTCCGGGGTCCGCCTCGTCGACATCGAACCCGAAGTCGTGATCGCACAGTTGGCCAACGTCATCCCCCTGATGCGGGCACGGCTGCTCAAGCTGCTGTCAGGTGCCAACGCGCCGGTCAAGGCCGCCACCGCGATCCGGGTCGCGGTCTCGCACTACATCGTGCGCAGCGATGACGGCGACCAGTTCCTGGCACAACTGCGCCATGCCGTCGGCCTCAAACAGCCCGATACGAACTGA
- a CDS encoding aldehyde dehydrogenase family protein: MTQVQSDTGVLAGDERMLIDGELQYTGSGAKFDVIHPASEQVAGQATDGTVADIERAVGAARRAFDETDWSRDVEFRYHCLMQLHDALESEKERLRRVLITEVGCPVTVTGSQIEDPIGEVKHWAEHGKNFDYVVDNGVHQTQLGPARRKIAYEPVGVVGAITPWNVPFYLNVAETVPALMAGNTVVLKPAQLTPWSGTELGRIVAEHTDIPAGVFNVVVSNANEVGAALSADPRVDMITFTGSTATGRAILAAGAPTVKKTMLELGGKSAHIVLDDADFNSALPIAAMMACVMSGQSCILPSRILLPRSRYDEGIALLKGAMENFPVGDPWTPGIMQGPQISATQREKVLGLIKSGIDSGARLVTGGGIPENLPTGYYVSPTLLADVDPDSKVAQEEIFGPVLTVTPYDSDDEAVAIANNSIYGLSGEVSSGDVDRAFAIARRIRTGNVTINSRSHFGINSPFGGSKQSGLGRRNGEEGFKEYFDSKTIGMPE; encoded by the coding sequence ATGACTCAGGTGCAGAGTGACACCGGCGTGCTCGCCGGTGACGAGCGGATGCTGATCGACGGCGAACTCCAATACACCGGCAGCGGTGCGAAATTCGACGTCATCCACCCGGCCAGCGAGCAGGTGGCCGGCCAGGCGACCGACGGCACCGTGGCCGACATCGAACGTGCCGTGGGCGCCGCGCGAAGGGCGTTCGACGAAACCGACTGGAGCCGCGACGTCGAGTTCCGCTACCACTGCCTGATGCAGCTGCACGACGCGCTGGAATCCGAGAAGGAGCGGCTGCGCCGGGTGCTGATCACCGAGGTCGGCTGTCCGGTGACCGTCACGGGCTCACAGATCGAGGACCCGATCGGCGAGGTCAAGCATTGGGCCGAGCACGGCAAGAACTTCGACTACGTCGTCGACAACGGCGTGCACCAAACCCAGCTCGGACCGGCGCGGCGCAAGATCGCCTACGAACCGGTCGGTGTGGTCGGCGCGATCACGCCGTGGAACGTGCCGTTCTACCTCAACGTCGCCGAGACGGTGCCGGCGTTGATGGCCGGCAACACCGTGGTGCTCAAGCCCGCACAGCTCACGCCGTGGTCGGGCACCGAACTGGGCCGCATCGTCGCCGAGCACACCGACATCCCCGCCGGTGTCTTCAACGTCGTCGTGTCCAACGCCAACGAGGTCGGGGCCGCGCTGTCGGCCGACCCGCGGGTCGACATGATCACCTTCACCGGGTCGACCGCGACCGGGCGCGCCATCTTGGCCGCCGGCGCGCCGACGGTCAAGAAGACGATGCTCGAACTGGGCGGCAAGTCCGCCCACATCGTGCTCGACGATGCCGACTTCAACTCGGCACTGCCCATCGCGGCAATGATGGCCTGTGTCATGAGTGGGCAGTCCTGCATCCTGCCCAGCCGAATCCTGCTCCCCCGCAGCCGCTACGACGAGGGCATCGCGCTGCTCAAAGGAGCGATGGAGAACTTCCCGGTCGGCGACCCGTGGACCCCAGGCATCATGCAGGGTCCACAGATCAGCGCCACCCAGCGCGAGAAGGTGCTCGGGCTCATCAAATCCGGCATCGATTCCGGCGCCCGTCTGGTCACCGGCGGCGGGATACCGGAGAACCTGCCCACGGGGTACTACGTGTCCCCCACGCTGCTCGCCGACGTCGACCCCGATTCGAAGGTCGCCCAGGAGGAGATCTTCGGGCCGGTGCTCACGGTCACGCCGTACGACTCCGACGACGAGGCGGTCGCCATCGCCAACAACTCCATTTACGGCCTCTCCGGCGAGGTTTCGTCCGGCGATGTGGACCGGGCCTTCGCCATCGCGCGTCGGATCCGGACCGGCAACGTCACCATCAACAGCCGCAGCCATTTCGGTATCAACAGCCCGTTCGGCGGTTCCAAGCAGAGCGGTCTGGGCCGGCGCAACGGCGAGGAAGGTTTCAAGGAGTACTTCGACTCCAAGACCATCGGCATGCCGGAATAG
- a CDS encoding nuclear transport factor 2 family protein: protein MDELRISNLLTRYAYAVDSQDWDLYRSVFTDDAHVDYSAAGMVTGSIDQAVEFLRPQQAAIGMGMHYVTNVESHISGDTADVIAMWFSAVQLPGITETRFFGGRWRHDMVRTDDGWRSRKLVLEVIW, encoded by the coding sequence ATGGACGAATTGCGGATCAGCAATCTCCTGACCCGCTACGCCTACGCCGTCGACAGCCAGGACTGGGACTTGTACCGCAGCGTGTTCACCGATGACGCCCACGTGGACTACTCCGCGGCCGGCATGGTCACCGGATCGATCGATCAGGCCGTGGAGTTCCTGCGTCCGCAGCAGGCCGCGATCGGCATGGGCATGCATTACGTCACCAATGTCGAAAGCCACATCAGTGGTGACACCGCCGACGTGATTGCCATGTGGTTCAGCGCAGTTCAGCTACCCGGTATCACCGAGACCAGGTTCTTCGGCGGCCGATGGCGACACGACATGGTGCGAACGGACGACGGCTGGCGCAGCCGCAAACTGGTGCTGGAGGTGATCTGGTGA
- a CDS encoding nuclear transport factor 2 family protein — protein MSWANDQVEIQALLTRYARAVDSKDWELYRSVFTEDAHIDYSSAGAKVGTRDEVVDWFAANFGVIPWSMHHITNIDAQIDGDTATVRAMFYNPMQLPGMSEISACGGYYHHELVRTPDGWRSRSLREENLWFTNPPG, from the coding sequence GTGAGCTGGGCGAACGACCAAGTGGAGATCCAGGCGTTGTTGACCCGCTACGCCCGGGCAGTCGACTCCAAGGACTGGGAGCTGTACCGGTCGGTGTTCACCGAGGATGCCCACATCGACTATTCGTCCGCGGGCGCGAAGGTCGGCACCCGCGACGAGGTGGTGGACTGGTTCGCCGCGAACTTCGGCGTGATCCCGTGGAGCATGCATCACATCACCAACATCGACGCACAGATCGACGGGGACACCGCAACCGTGCGGGCGATGTTCTACAACCCCATGCAGTTGCCGGGGATGTCGGAGATCAGTGCGTGCGGGGGCTACTACCACCACGAATTGGTCCGCACCCCCGATGGCTGGCGCAGTCGCAGCCTGCGCGAGGAGAACCTCTGGTTCACCAATCCGCCGGGTTAA